Proteins encoded within one genomic window of Bradyrhizobium sp. 186:
- a CDS encoding response regulator, with product MLSEISVIDDDASVRAAIDNLLSSHGYLVHTFASAEEFLQSPHFDEASCVVADVQMPGMNGLDLLTHMRSRGYIVPFIFITAFLDESVRARALQAGAICFLAKPFAAPDLINCVKTAPT from the coding sequence ATGCTTTCGGAGATTTCAGTCATTGACGATGATGCATCGGTTCGCGCTGCGATTGACAATCTTCTAAGCTCGCATGGATACTTGGTCCATACGTTTGCTTCAGCCGAGGAATTCTTGCAGTCGCCCCACTTTGATGAAGCGTCGTGTGTTGTTGCGGATGTGCAGATGCCTGGCATGAACGGATTGGACCTTCTGACGCACATGCGTAGTCGCGGTTACATCGTGCCGTTTATTTTTATCACGGCGTTCCTCGATGAGAGCGTCCGCGCCAGAGCGCTGCAGGCCGGAGCCATTTGCTTCCTGGCCAAACCCTTCGCCGCGCCGGATCTGATAAACTGCGTCAAAACCGCCCCGACTTGA
- a CDS encoding EAL domain-containing protein, whose product MQSSLIRFTRSLAPHWLSIAAGAFLLSMFFLIGNLYSSQMELRQNANARLVSVGEARAAEISDFLSERRQAAVRLAGSEDIANYFTNLDLGMSVRYGLFANLAAIERRFQATLDEEKYQGQLAYVRLAFFDRNGIAQVDVGASSAPTLSLTVNRAEPSIQIDEKRRLIVASAPVLRKGTMRGAVDTVSSLNLLASLVSTNDLGQPNEFLLGDEGDVLLPVERERSPIVAHGRALTALQSGRIQPLSNLEAPELKGYLALRTPIGGTRLSVLRLASEDDLYGNTLSPVSVFYIGLFAIILFGLAIGFERMRQNAARLQIKFTESNRHRAELAEHNLSLSQEIERREAIENDLQRQSEALDKTNAELRIAAAAFNAQEGMIVTDTKGVILSANRAFVSLTGYTMEELIGQTARLFRAHRRNAEFYQSMWNSVKNAGGWQGDMSLRTKSGEHCARWLTISAVKNEAGEVTNYIGSYYDVSKLKHAEEKILELAFFDQLTGLPNRVLLIDRVRQALNANTRNKSFGALLFIDLDNFKTLNDSLGHDVGDQLLKKVAQRISRCVRADDTVARFGGDEFVVLLANLGTQKAKAAALQAEAIGEQILSAFVETFQLDPYEYPCTPSIGVTLFSPEDRNVDELLKRADLAMYDAKTAGRNSLRFFDPVMQIMISARASLEADLREDLKKERLLLHYQPQVDHEGRLLGAEALARWPHAERGVVSPSEFIPVAESAGLILPLGASMLKIACRQLARWSADPATEHLTVAINVSALQMRQKNFVEEVRAIIEQTGADPHLLKIELTESTLVSNVDDVIAKMDKLKAIGVGFSLDDFGTGYSSLSYLKRLPLDQLKIDRSFVKDILVDPNDAAIAQMIIALSKSLGLSVIAEGVETDEQYAFLASQGRLNYQGYLFGRPLPPEDFERFARAFSPRRSSRQERLFIDRDLRIKRL is encoded by the coding sequence ATGCAGTCTTCGCTGATCAGATTTACTCGATCTCTAGCTCCGCATTGGCTCTCGATCGCAGCGGGGGCCTTTCTGCTGTCGATGTTCTTCCTGATCGGCAATCTTTATTCGTCGCAGATGGAATTGCGGCAAAACGCCAATGCGCGTCTGGTTTCAGTCGGTGAAGCACGCGCCGCCGAGATCAGTGATTTTTTAAGCGAGCGCCGGCAAGCCGCCGTACGGCTTGCCGGCAGCGAGGACATCGCCAATTATTTCACCAATCTCGATCTCGGAATGTCCGTCAGATATGGGCTTTTTGCCAATCTGGCCGCAATCGAGCGCCGCTTTCAGGCGACCCTGGACGAGGAGAAATATCAGGGGCAACTCGCCTATGTGCGGTTGGCTTTTTTCGACCGAAACGGCATAGCTCAAGTTGATGTCGGCGCCTCCAGCGCGCCAACACTTTCACTGACGGTAAACCGGGCCGAGCCGAGCATTCAGATCGATGAGAAGCGCCGCCTGATTGTGGCGAGTGCGCCGGTGCTGCGGAAGGGCACGATGAGGGGAGCGGTGGACACCGTGAGTAGCCTTAATCTGCTTGCATCGCTGGTTTCTACCAACGACCTCGGACAGCCAAACGAATTCCTGCTGGGAGACGAGGGCGACGTGCTGCTGCCTGTCGAACGGGAGCGCTCACCCATTGTCGCCCACGGCCGCGCGCTGACTGCCCTTCAATCCGGCCGCATCCAGCCCCTGTCAAATCTCGAGGCTCCCGAACTGAAGGGATATCTCGCTCTGCGCACGCCGATTGGAGGCACACGGCTTTCCGTCCTGCGGCTAGCGAGCGAGGATGATCTTTACGGCAACACGCTCTCGCCCGTCTCCGTCTTTTATATTGGTCTTTTCGCCATCATACTCTTCGGATTGGCCATCGGCTTCGAGCGAATGCGTCAGAATGCGGCGCGGCTGCAAATCAAGTTCACCGAATCCAATCGCCATAGAGCGGAGCTGGCCGAACATAACCTCTCACTCTCGCAAGAAATCGAGCGTCGCGAAGCTATTGAGAACGATCTGCAGCGGCAGAGCGAAGCGCTGGACAAGACGAATGCTGAACTGCGCATAGCTGCCGCCGCGTTTAATGCTCAGGAAGGGATGATCGTCACCGATACCAAAGGGGTGATCCTGAGTGCCAACCGCGCCTTCGTCAGCTTGACCGGCTATACGATGGAAGAATTGATTGGACAAACAGCGCGCCTGTTCCGGGCGCATCGCCGCAATGCCGAGTTCTACCAGAGCATGTGGAATTCTGTAAAAAATGCCGGCGGCTGGCAAGGCGACATGAGCCTCAGGACCAAGAGCGGAGAACATTGCGCGCGCTGGCTCACCATATCCGCCGTAAAAAACGAGGCGGGCGAAGTTACCAATTACATCGGCTCTTATTATGATGTTTCCAAACTCAAGCACGCCGAGGAAAAGATCCTGGAACTGGCCTTTTTCGACCAGCTCACAGGTCTGCCCAACCGCGTCCTGCTGATCGACCGAGTGCGTCAGGCACTCAACGCCAATACTCGCAACAAGTCCTTCGGCGCTCTGCTCTTTATCGATCTCGACAATTTCAAGACGCTGAATGACTCGCTTGGGCACGACGTGGGCGATCAGTTGCTGAAAAAGGTGGCTCAGCGCATCTCCCGTTGTGTTCGGGCGGACGATACGGTTGCCCGCTTCGGGGGCGATGAATTCGTCGTTCTTCTCGCCAATCTCGGTACGCAGAAGGCAAAAGCCGCTGCGTTGCAAGCCGAGGCGATAGGAGAACAAATTCTCTCTGCCTTCGTTGAGACTTTTCAGCTCGATCCGTATGAATATCCCTGTACACCCAGCATCGGCGTGACTTTGTTTTCGCCCGAGGACCGCAACGTCGATGAATTGCTAAAGCGGGCAGATCTGGCGATGTATGACGCAAAAACCGCAGGCCGAAATAGCCTCCGGTTCTTCGACCCTGTCATGCAGATTATGATTTCAGCGCGCGCTTCCCTCGAGGCCGATCTGCGAGAAGATCTCAAAAAGGAAAGACTCCTGCTGCACTATCAGCCGCAGGTCGATCACGAAGGAAGGTTGCTGGGAGCGGAGGCGCTGGCGCGCTGGCCGCATGCGGAGAGAGGCGTGGTTTCTCCGAGCGAATTTATTCCGGTCGCAGAAAGCGCAGGTCTAATTCTCCCGCTCGGCGCCTCGATGCTGAAAATCGCCTGCCGTCAACTCGCCCGCTGGTCTGCCGATCCAGCAACCGAGCATCTGACCGTCGCGATCAACGTCAGCGCCCTGCAGATGCGCCAGAAGAATTTTGTCGAAGAGGTCCGCGCGATCATCGAGCAAACCGGCGCCGATCCCCATCTTCTCAAAATCGAACTCACGGAAAGCACATTGGTCAGCAATGTCGATGACGTGATCGCCAAGATGGACAAATTGAAGGCGATCGGGGTCGGCTTCAGCCTCGACGATTTCGGAACCGGCTATTCATCCCTTTCATACCTGAAGCGGCTACCGCTCGATCAGCTCAAGATTGATCGTAGTTTCGTCAAGGATATTCTTGTCGATCCAAACGACGCCGCCATAGCACAAATGATCATCGCGCTTAGCAAGAGCCTGGGCCTTTCCGTCATCGCCGAAGGTGTCGAAACGGATGAGCAATATGCCTTCCTGGCGAGCCAAGGACGGCTCAATTACCAAGGCTATTTGTTCGGTCGCCCCCTGCCGCCGGAAGATTTCGAGAGGTTCGCCCGAGCTTTCTCGCCGCGTCGCAGTTCGAGGCAGGAACGCCTTTTTATCGATCGAGATCTGCGCATAAAGCGTCTTTAG
- a CDS encoding transporter substrate-binding domain-containing protein: MLWKRIALGSLSGAMAILFMTSSWAADLAEIKQRGEIRHIGIRYANFVTGAGDGLDVELMQGFAKRIGVSYELVYSDFYSVIRDLLGKDVVRKDGEVTLTGDYPVKGDVISTGFTMLPWREAILLYSDPVLPSQVLLVAPAESELQPIEDGADLATDIANTRKAIGSRSVLVMERTCLDPTNYGLVNVGLDLKSYNKSANLNEMVPAMLNKEAELTLLDVPDAILDLRKWAGRIKILGPISGRQMLATAFPKDAPALRDEFNAYLSDIKASGVYDRLVDKYYPGIRRFFPEFFTKTD; encoded by the coding sequence ATGCTCTGGAAACGTATCGCCCTTGGGTCGCTCAGCGGCGCCATGGCCATTCTGTTCATGACCTCAAGCTGGGCAGCTGATCTTGCAGAGATCAAGCAGCGCGGCGAAATCCGCCATATCGGCATCCGCTACGCCAATTTCGTCACCGGCGCGGGCGACGGTTTAGACGTCGAACTGATGCAGGGTTTCGCCAAACGAATTGGCGTCTCCTACGAGCTTGTCTACTCCGATTTTTATTCGGTGATCCGTGACCTGCTCGGCAAAGATGTAGTGCGTAAAGACGGCGAAGTCACGCTGACAGGCGACTATCCAGTCAAGGGTGATGTGATATCGACCGGATTTACCATGCTGCCGTGGCGCGAGGCGATCCTTCTGTATTCAGATCCGGTTCTTCCGTCCCAAGTTCTGCTGGTGGCACCGGCCGAGTCCGAACTCCAGCCGATTGAGGACGGCGCCGATCTCGCGACGGATATCGCCAATACCCGGAAGGCCATAGGATCAAGAAGCGTGCTTGTCATGGAGCGCACCTGTCTCGATCCGACCAATTACGGCCTGGTCAATGTCGGTCTTGACTTGAAGTCCTACAACAAGAGCGCCAACCTAAATGAGATGGTTCCGGCCATGCTCAACAAGGAAGCCGAACTCACGCTGCTTGACGTGCCGGACGCCATTCTCGATTTGCGCAAATGGGCCGGCAGGATCAAGATTCTGGGACCGATTTCCGGCCGGCAGATGTTGGCAACCGCCTTTCCCAAGGACGCGCCGGCCCTGCGCGACGAGTTCAACGCCTATTTGAGCGACATCAAGGCCTCTGGTGTCTATGACCGGCTCGTAGACAAATACTATCCCGGCATCCGCCGATTTTTCCCAGAATTTTTCACGAAGACAGATTGA
- a CDS encoding VTT domain-containing protein: MRSYKPLIFYMSAVLLLSLAYLASPISREAVWQLFPGFEAMAHANPLVTALMFLVTSAVLTFLAFPSMPMVCMAAGFYMDGFEGGAAVLLGSAFGGLSAFLFYRKHIQRPSAQLSEQSAVKIWLTLLGLRLSPLVPAPLVNFFAAIFDVSPLQYVTTSLLGSAPLVLFYAQIGQQGHHFLSGETPHWRQFSGYLIILTLSSLLSAMGPWRSVLNELKLLKGSSGSSTLPLHSASGM, translated from the coding sequence ATGCGTAGTTATAAGCCATTGATTTTCTATATGTCGGCCGTCCTGCTTCTATCGTTGGCGTATCTTGCATCGCCTATCTCGAGAGAAGCTGTTTGGCAGCTGTTTCCGGGCTTTGAAGCAATGGCCCACGCAAACCCACTCGTCACCGCGCTGATGTTTTTGGTCACATCCGCCGTCCTTACGTTTCTGGCCTTTCCCTCGATGCCAATGGTTTGCATGGCGGCGGGTTTTTACATGGATGGGTTTGAAGGAGGAGCCGCTGTGCTGCTCGGCAGCGCCTTTGGCGGTTTGAGCGCGTTTCTATTTTATCGAAAGCACATTCAACGTCCCAGTGCTCAATTAAGTGAACAATCCGCCGTGAAGATTTGGCTGACGTTGCTCGGATTGCGCCTCTCGCCGCTCGTGCCCGCGCCACTGGTGAATTTCTTTGCCGCAATCTTCGATGTCTCCCCCCTTCAGTACGTGACGACCAGTTTGTTGGGCAGTGCGCCACTCGTCCTGTTTTATGCACAAATAGGACAGCAAGGGCACCACTTCTTGTCCGGCGAAACCCCGCACTGGCGGCAATTTTCAGGATACTTGATCATATTAACCTTAAGCTCGCTGCTGAGCGCGATGGGCCCCTGGAGGTCGGTGTTGAACGAGCTCAAGCTGCTGAAAGGTTCATCCGGATCGAGTACACTTCCGCTACACTCAGCATCTGGTATGTAA
- a CDS encoding pyridoxal-phosphate dependent enzyme produces MNLSRRNFVQGVVLGGAALGAVGVSQGRRPMPPLPQMADVSNFTPPSAILNSQSLALGKIFPALLDPDAIEGPFIANTLSREDSSAGFIRLGEPGNSVFLRQADTRATIPWAPIFLRENNLLQLPPSVTCQIDCSDLLVMNESSTRYPVFGNKARKYEFLLPNLKWSGSKRLGTIGAVSSNHALQFALANRASDLTGDGQPLNCALDMVLFEVPGTETDLARLAILRSLVEHISLASNDVELAGQAAYAYGAHWLHPDTDSLVPPGGSNEVSALGHMNAIAELAQLLDTAQAWKAPPDVIFVAMGSGSTVLGLLLGVHLMGWNTKVVGVADQDKSRLTRWVVNRQPSVPFVEGNVAQLAQSTVEWLHKIRFPGISPDALRVMQHETFLPDSTSWAPGYGLIEPADDERAKELKEAGLSLDPVFTLKAWRSLLTMSQAGALKNKKVLFWNTYNSFDYMPPLLSSLG; encoded by the coding sequence ATGAACCTCTCTCGACGAAACTTTGTGCAAGGAGTCGTTCTGGGGGGCGCCGCGCTGGGCGCGGTTGGCGTATCTCAAGGCCGGCGCCCGATGCCGCCGCTGCCCCAGATGGCGGACGTTTCAAACTTCACGCCACCCTCAGCGATCTTGAACTCGCAATCTTTGGCTCTCGGGAAGATCTTTCCCGCCCTGCTGGATCCCGATGCCATCGAGGGTCCTTTCATCGCCAACACGCTTTCCCGTGAAGATTCGTCTGCCGGCTTCATTCGCCTGGGCGAGCCCGGGAATTCCGTCTTCCTGAGGCAGGCTGATACCCGGGCCACTATTCCCTGGGCACCGATATTCTTACGGGAAAACAACCTTTTGCAGTTGCCACCGTCCGTGACATGTCAGATCGACTGCTCGGATCTTTTGGTGATGAACGAGAGCAGTACGCGCTATCCCGTCTTCGGCAACAAGGCGCGCAAATATGAGTTCCTGCTTCCAAACCTGAAGTGGTCTGGATCCAAGCGACTGGGAACAATAGGCGCGGTGTCCAGCAACCATGCGCTGCAATTCGCGCTGGCTAATCGCGCGTCCGATTTGACAGGCGATGGACAGCCGCTGAATTGTGCCTTGGACATGGTGCTTTTTGAAGTTCCGGGAACCGAGACGGACCTGGCACGCCTGGCAATTTTACGGAGCCTGGTTGAGCACATTTCTCTCGCCAGTAACGACGTCGAATTGGCGGGCCAGGCTGCGTATGCATATGGGGCGCACTGGCTGCATCCAGATACGGATTCGCTCGTTCCGCCGGGCGGCTCGAACGAAGTGAGCGCCCTGGGACACATGAATGCGATCGCTGAGCTGGCGCAGTTGCTCGATACCGCTCAGGCGTGGAAAGCGCCACCGGATGTCATTTTTGTCGCCATGGGGAGCGGTTCGACGGTTTTGGGCCTGCTCCTGGGCGTCCACCTAATGGGATGGAATACCAAGGTGGTGGGGGTGGCCGATCAGGACAAATCCCGTCTGACGCGATGGGTGGTCAATCGGCAGCCCTCCGTGCCTTTTGTGGAAGGGAATGTTGCCCAGCTCGCGCAGAGCACGGTGGAATGGCTGCACAAGATCCGCTTCCCGGGCATTTCGCCAGACGCGCTTCGCGTGATGCAACACGAGACTTTCTTGCCGGACTCCACCAGCTGGGCGCCTGGCTACGGCTTGATCGAACCTGCCGACGATGAACGGGCGAAAGAGTTGAAAGAGGCGGGCCTAAGCCTTGATCCAGTCTTTACTTTGAAAGCCTGGCGATCGTTGCTCACCATGTCGCAAGCCGGCGCGCTAAAAAATAAGAAGGTACTTTTTTGGAACACCTACAACAGCTTTGACTACATGCCGCCTCTTCTATCCAGTTTGGGATAG
- a CDS encoding IS110 family transposase: protein MSQKLSSAIAVIGIDIGKNSFHIVGHDQRGAIVLRQKWSRGQVEARLANLPACLIGMEACVGAHHLSRKLQMLGHDARLMPAKYVRPYSKGQKNDFRDAEAIAEAVQRPTMKFVATKTADQLDLQALHRVRERLVGQRTGVINQIRAFLLERGIAVRQGLRSLRSELPGILATRTDVLAPRMLRIIEDLAGDWRRLDARIEDLSSEIEALARQDKGCERLMTVPGIGPIISSAMVAAIGTGDVFSKGRDFGAWLGLVPKQISTGDRTILGKISRRGNRYLRVLFVQAAWVVLVKVKCWERYGLKSWIEAAKKRLHHNVLAIALANKLARIAWAVLNKGRAFECVKTDEVASRPA, encoded by the coding sequence ATGTCTCAGAAACTCAGCTCAGCGATCGCCGTGATAGGCATCGATATCGGCAAGAACTCGTTCCACATCGTGGGCCACGATCAGCGCGGCGCAATCGTGCTGCGGCAGAAGTGGTCACGCGGCCAGGTAGAAGCACGGCTCGCCAACCTGCCAGCGTGCTTAATCGGTATGGAGGCCTGCGTCGGCGCGCATCATCTCAGTCGCAAGCTCCAAATGCTCGGCCACGACGCCCGACTGATGCCCGCGAAATACGTGCGCCCCTATTCGAAGGGACAGAAGAATGACTTCCGTGATGCGGAAGCCATCGCCGAGGCTGTCCAACGCCCGACCATGAAGTTCGTCGCGACCAAGACCGCCGACCAGCTCGACCTGCAGGCGCTGCACCGCGTGCGCGAGCGATTGGTCGGTCAGCGTACCGGCGTCATCAATCAGATCCGTGCGTTCCTGCTGGAGCGGGGCATCGCCGTGCGGCAAGGCCTGCGTTCGCTGCGGTCCGAGTTGCCGGGTATTCTCGCGACGCGCACCGATGTCCTCGCGCCTCGCATGTTGCGCATCATCGAGGACCTGGCAGGAGACTGGCGCCGACTGGACGCGCGCATTGAGGACCTCTCCAGCGAGATCGAAGCATTGGCTCGTCAAGACAAAGGCTGCGAGCGACTGATGACGGTCCCGGGCATCGGCCCGATCATCTCGAGCGCGATGGTAGCCGCGATCGGCACTGGAGACGTGTTCTCGAAAGGCCGCGACTTCGGCGCCTGGCTTGGACTGGTGCCGAAGCAGATATCGACAGGCGACCGCACGATCCTCGGCAAGATATCAAGGCGCGGCAATCGCTACCTGCGCGTTCTGTTCGTGCAAGCCGCGTGGGTTGTGCTGGTCAAGGTCAAGTGTTGGGAGCGCTATGGCCTCAAATCTTGGATCGAAGCCGCCAAGAAACGATTGCACCACAACGTGCTGGCGATTGCGCTCGCCAACAAGCTCGCCCGCATCGCCTGGGCGGTTCTCAACAAGGGGCGCGCCTTCGAGTGCGTCAAGACAGATGAGGTGGCGTCCCGACCTGCTTGA
- a CDS encoding cold-shock protein, whose product MATGIVKWFNSTKGYEFIQPDNGGRDVFVHISAVEKAGLSSLNEGAKVSYEVVTDRGKESAGNLRVG is encoded by the coding sequence GTGGCAACTGGTATTGTGAAGTGGTTTAATTCGACCAAGGGCTATGAATTCATTCAACCCGATAACGGCGGCAGGGACGTATTTGTCCATATCTCGGCCGTTGAGAAGGCCGGCCTGAGCAGCCTCAACGAGGGCGCTAAGGTCAGCTATGAAGTAGTCACGGACCGCGGCAAGGAATCCGCCGGAAATCTACGGGTAGGTTAG
- a CDS encoding septal ring lytic transglycosylase RlpA family protein has protein sequence MRLLSGMIVIATVSAWTGLQATPAVGQTFNDRWSIIPKAHAEPAPEGLDQTKKDEPQPQPPNGQEPLKDRSGAQSFNRIFSGKASYYSYSKRKTASGSSFDRNLLTAAHRRLPFGTRVRVIDLETSKSVVVRITDRGPWVRGRVLDLSLAAARSLGITDRGVAQVRAEVL, from the coding sequence ATGCGTCTGCTTTCTGGAATGATCGTGATTGCAACAGTCTCCGCTTGGACGGGGCTTCAGGCGACCCCTGCTGTCGGCCAAACATTCAATGACAGGTGGTCCATCATTCCAAAGGCTCACGCGGAGCCCGCTCCTGAAGGACTCGATCAGACAAAGAAGGATGAGCCGCAACCGCAACCTCCGAACGGACAAGAGCCCTTGAAAGATCGTTCAGGCGCTCAATCTTTCAATCGAATCTTTTCCGGAAAAGCCTCCTACTACTCGTATTCGAAAAGGAAGACAGCGAGCGGTTCATCGTTTGATCGGAATCTACTAACCGCGGCGCACCGCCGTCTGCCGTTCGGCACGAGAGTCCGCGTCATTGATCTTGAGACGAGTAAGTCGGTGGTGGTTCGTATCACCGACCGCGGACCATGGGTCCGTGGCCGCGTCCTCGACCTCTCGCTCGCCGCCGCGCGCAGCTTGGGGATTACGGATCGTGGCGTGGCTCAGGTTCGTGCTGAGGTGTTGTAG
- a CDS encoding IS701 family transposase, with protein sequence MIRMSWTRAASVEETLALWAASLREIKQRIRPLFTQERVATNAGLFLEGLLGDEQRKTGWMRAEAAGDPGPWRQQAILGRGDWDADALRDIVRDYVIEHLADDDAVLVIDETGFLKQGKASCGVARQYTGSAGKITNCQIGVFATYVSRHGHAFIDRALYLPKEWTDDPDRLEAAYVPADVGFATKPKLATRMIARAIAASVPFKWVAGDTVYGVGDIEQQLRRAGKGYVLGVSSSHVFRSWGKRQPVAGKAEDIARTRRPSDWKRLSAGAGTKGPRLHDWCYLELADLEVEQFNSANDGLWTRGLLIRRHIADGDLAFFTTWCPAGTSIETLVAVEGHRWAIEDSFETAKNEFGLDHNESRSWHGWHRHVSLVMLAFAMMAAIRHRANPPPPKKTKRRPPAKAKAHPRRR encoded by the coding sequence ATGATTCGAATGTCGTGGACGCGGGCCGCGTCGGTTGAGGAGACGCTTGCGTTGTGGGCGGCGTCGCTTCGAGAGATCAAGCAACGGATACGTCCGTTGTTCACGCAAGAGCGTGTGGCGACGAATGCAGGCTTGTTCCTGGAAGGTCTGCTCGGAGATGAGCAGCGCAAGACCGGCTGGATGCGCGCGGAGGCGGCTGGCGATCCTGGCCCATGGCGTCAGCAGGCAATTCTGGGTCGTGGAGATTGGGACGCTGATGCCCTGCGCGATATCGTCCGCGACTATGTCATCGAGCATTTGGCGGATGACGATGCGGTGCTGGTGATCGACGAGACCGGCTTTCTCAAGCAGGGTAAGGCCTCATGCGGAGTGGCACGGCAATACACTGGTTCGGCAGGGAAGATTACGAACTGCCAGATCGGCGTCTTCGCTACCTACGTTTCGCGTCATGGTCATGCGTTCATCGATCGCGCGTTGTATCTTCCGAAGGAATGGACTGACGATCCAGATCGTCTGGAAGCCGCATATGTGCCTGCCGATGTCGGCTTTGCGACCAAACCAAAGCTTGCGACGAGAATGATCGCACGTGCGATAGCCGCGTCTGTACCATTCAAGTGGGTTGCCGGTGACACGGTCTACGGTGTTGGCGATATCGAACAGCAGCTACGGCGGGCAGGCAAAGGCTATGTGCTCGGGGTCAGCAGCTCTCATGTCTTCCGATCCTGGGGCAAGCGACAGCCGGTCGCCGGCAAGGCCGAAGACATCGCCCGGACGCGGCGCCCGTCCGACTGGAAGCGCTTGTCGGCGGGAGCCGGAACCAAAGGACCGAGGCTGCATGACTGGTGTTATCTCGAACTGGCCGATCTCGAGGTCGAGCAGTTCAACAGCGCAAATGATGGTTTATGGACGCGCGGTCTGCTGATCCGTCGCCATATCGCCGATGGCGATCTCGCCTTCTTCACCACCTGGTGCCCAGCGGGAACATCAATTGAAACGCTGGTCGCGGTCGAAGGCCATCGATGGGCGATCGAGGACAGCTTTGAAACCGCGAAAAACGAGTTCGGGCTCGATCACAACGAGAGCAGGTCCTGGCATGGCTGGCATCGCCACGTGTCCCTGGTGATGCTCGCCTTCGCCATGATGGCGGCGATCCGCCATCGCGCCAATCCGCCACCGCCCAAAAAAACCAAACGCCGCCCCCCGGCAAAAGCCAAAGCACACCCACGCCGCCGCTGA
- a CDS encoding IS5 family transposase (programmed frameshift), with translation MWTKENRGRYDRSRLRYPSDLTDEEWALVEPLIAPAKRGGNKRTVDVREVINGLMYVLSTGCQWRAIPKDLPPRSTVHDYFDLWAWNGTLDRIHHALYVQCRELANREPSPSAAIIDSQSVKSAGKRGAWIDPHGYDAGKKIKGKKRHILVDTQGLLLHALVHSADIQDRDGGVLVMATLFGLHPFLLKLYADGGYQGPIFQSAVRKILRQIDVEIVKRSDTAKSFAILPKRWIVERTIAWLNRCRRLAKDWECLNRKALAFLRLASIRLMLRKLCQKTA, from the exons ATGTGGACGAAGGAGAACCGCGGTCGTTACGACCGAAGCCGGCTACGCTATCCAAGCGATTTGACTGATGAGGAATGGGCGTTGGTGGAGCCGCTGATTGCGCCAGCCAAGCGAGGCGGCAACAAGCGCACGGTCGATGTGCGCGAGGTGATCAATGGCCTGATGTATGTGCTGAGCACCGGTTGCCAATGGCGAGCGATCCCGAAGGACCTGCCGCCACGCAGCACGGTGCACGACTATTTTGACTTGTGGGCTTGGAACGGCACGCTCGATCGCATCCATCACGCGCTCTATGTACAATGTCGAGAATTGGCTAACCGAGAACCCAGCCCGAGCGCCGCCATCATCGACAGTCAAAGCGTCAAGAGCGCGG GAAAAAGGGGGGCGTGGATCGACCCGCATGGCTACGATGCGGGCAAGAAGATCAAGGGCAAGAAGCGCCACATCCTAGTCGATACTCAAGGCTTGCTGCTCCACGCCCTCGTGCATTCGGCGGACATCCAGGATCGTGACGGTGGGGTGCTGGTGATGGCCACGCTGTTTGGCCTGCATCCATTCCTGCTGAAGCTCTATGCTGACGGCGGCTATCAGGGGCCGATCTTTCAGTCCGCCGTTCGCAAAATCCTCCGGCAAATCGACGTCGAGATCGTCAAGCGCTCCGATACAGCAAAGAGTTTTGCGATCTTGCCCAAGCGATGGATCGTCGAACGCACCATCGCCTGGCTCAACCGCTGCCGCCGTTTGGCCAAGGATTGGGAGTGCCTCAACCGAAAGGCATTGGCGTTCTTGCGCCTCGCCTCAATCCGCCTCATGCTGCGAAAGCTCTGCCAAAAAACAGCATGA